One window of the Salvia splendens isolate huo1 chromosome 1, SspV2, whole genome shotgun sequence genome contains the following:
- the LOC121801487 gene encoding probable trehalose-phosphate phosphatase D: protein MTNQKMVIPDAKSGIPMAFPIAMPDSALFPLNGNLFPVKKLLKKLAPNANGARINALLDSMRASSPTRRPSDGEDHGSWNLHHPSALTMFEEFTAAAKGKQIVVFLDYDGTLSPIVEDPDRAFITSEMREAVRDVAKLFPSAIVSGRCRAKVYDFVKLSELYYAGSHGMDIKGPSKRHISQRKGNQTVLCQPARAFLPIIDEVYRALIEQVMHIPGAKVENNRFCLSVHYRCVEEKKWVELADQVKLVIKDYSQLRLNHGRKVFEIRPTIKWDKGNAVEFLLESLGYDESSDVLPIYIGDDRTDEDAFRVLRERDQGLGILVSKAPKETNASYTLQEPTEVMHFLRRLVEWKKLSLLRH, encoded by the exons ATGACGAACCAAAAAATGGTCATTCCCGACGCGAAATCGGGCATCCCGATGGCCTTCCCCATCGCAATGCCCGATTCGGCCCTTTTCCCGCTCAATGGAAACCTCTTCCCAGTGAAAAAACTGCTCAAGAAGCTCGCACCCAATGCGAACGGAGCCAGGATCAATGCCTTGCTCGACTCCATGAGGGCCTCCTCTCCCACACGGAGGCCCTCGGATGGCGAGGACCACGGCTCTTGGAAC CTCCACCACCCGTCAGCTCTTACCATGTTCGAGGAGTTCACGGCTGCCGCCAAAGGCAAACAGATTGTCGTGTTCTTGGACTACGACGGCACTCTCTCCCCCATCGTCGAGGACCCTGACCGCGCCTTCATCACTAGCGAG ATGAGAGAAGCTGTGAGAGACGTCGCGAAATTGTTCCCATCCGCCATTGTTAGTGGGAGATGCAGAGCTAAG GTGTACGATTTCGTAAAATTGTCGGAGCTTTACTACGCCGGTAGCCATGGAATGGACATTAAAGGGCCATCAAAAAGGCATATATCACAGAGAAAA GGAAATCAAACTGTCCTCTGCCAGCCTGCAAGGGCATTTCTGCCTATAATTGATGAG gtATACAGAGCTTTGATAGAGCAAGTGATGCACATTCCCGGAGCTAAAGTGGAGAACAACAGATTCTGTCTCTCCGTTCACTACCGTTGCGTGGAGGAAAAG AAATGGGTCGAGTTGGCCGATCAAGTTAAGTTGGTGATCAAGGACTACTCGCAGCTCAGGCTGAATCACGGTAGAAAAGTATTTGAGATTCGGCCAACTATCAAGTGGGACAAGGGGAATGCGGTTGAGTTCTTGTTGGAATCGTTGGGATACGATGAGTCGAGTGATGTGTTGCCTATCTACATAGGCGACGATAGAACTGATGAAGATGCATTTAGA GTTTTGCGAGAAAGGGATCAAGGACTAGGAATCCTAGTTTCGAAGGCTCCAAAGGAAACAAATGCCTCCTACACTTTGCAAGAACCAACCGAG GTCATGCACTTCCTAAGACGCTTGGTGGAGTGGAAGAAGTTGTCCTTGCTAAGACACTAG